The Cervus elaphus chromosome 12, mCerEla1.1, whole genome shotgun sequence DNA window AGTTTTGGTGAGATTAGAGAACTGATCCCAGACAAGTTAGTAAATGATGGAGCTCAGGTGCAACCACAGTTTCTCTAACACAAATGCCTCTGCAACAAGTTCTAGAGTACATATTCCATTAGTGCTTTCAATAAATGGTCATGATCCACAGGATGCAGAATTTgcagaggaaaatattttaatgtattgagAGCCTTTACAATATTTGGACAAATATGGGGAAATATGTCATCTgatctaaaaaaataagaaaggattTAATATAGTTTccttacaaacaaacaaaaaaagtggaaaagaaatggcaaagGCAAAATTTTTCCCAAAAACTACCAGATAAATGGGTCAAAGTATGTGACTTAATGCTAACTCAATGAAGGGTCTGGACAACCAgcctgaggaaagagaaaaggggacCTGTAGGTCAAAGAAATAAAGGATTCCTTCAGCTCAAAATCCCTCTTTCCTTTCAGATCCCAGTGTCCTCAGATCCCCAGAACATCACGACTCCTGAAGCCGCACACCTCTGAGTGGTCATTCCCAGCAGAGGCCAGAGGAGCCACGGGGAACCACACCGCTGTCACCGAGTTCATCCTGCTGGGGCTCTCAGACGCCTGTGAGCTGCAGATGCTCCTCTTCCTGGGGCTCCTCCTGACCTACCTGCTCACTCTACTGGGGAACCTCCTCATCGTGGTCCTCACCCTCACGGACAGgcgcctccacacccccatgtactacTTCCTCCGCAGCTTTGCTGTCCTAGAGATCTGGTTCACCTCGGTCATTTTCCCCAAGACACTGACCAACATCCTGACTGGAAACAGGACCATCTCCCTGGCAGGCTGTTTCCTACaaagttttctctatttcttcctgggCACCACTGAGTTCTTCCTACTGGCAGTGATGTCCTTTGACAGGTATGTGGCCATATGTAATCCCTTGCATTATGTCACCATCATGAGCAAAAGGGTCTGTGTCCAGCTAGTTCTTTCTTCTTGGGTCAcaggattctttatcatcattGTTCCAACTTTCTTCACAATTCAGCAGCCATTCTGTGGTCCCAATATCATTGATCATTTCTTCTGTGACAGCTTTCCACTCCTGGAACTCGTATGTGCAGACACAAGTCTGATCGAGCTTCTGGGTTTTATCCTGGCCAACATCAGCCTACTGGGCACTCTGTCCGTGACGGCCACCTGCTATGGCCACATCCTCCACACCATCCTGCACCTCCCCTCAGCCAAGGAGAGGCGGAAAGCCTTCTCAACCTGCTCCTCCCACATCATTGTTGTCTCTCTCTTCTATGGCAGCTGCATCTTCATGTATGTCCGGTCGGGCAAGGGTGGCCAGGGGGAGGACAGGAACAAGGTGGTGGCCTTGCTCAACACCGTGGTGACCCCAGTGCTCAATCCCTTCATCTACACCCTGAGGAACAAACAGGTGAAGCAGGTGTTTAACAAGCAAATTAGCAAGCTCCTCTCATAAATAGGAGCTGAGCTGAGAGGGTAGAGAAAGTTGGCTCCTTTCCTGAACCTCTCCAAATACTGCTGCTTCCCGATCTCCATGAACTATTTCCTCTCAGACGGTTTCTTAGCAAATGCTATAATCTACAGTGGTTTCTTACATTTATCATTACTGGCTCATGCAATCTTGTCAGAGAGTATAAAAAACTCAGTGTACCACAACTGTGTCTGGTATGCCTTTCTGATCCTAGAATGTATCTGagtgttttttgggttttttgttgtcaggtttttgttttggttttggttgcactaggtctttgttgcggcacacaggctttctctagtggcacCGAGCAGGGGGTACTCTAGCTGTGGTGGTCAGACTTATGGTGGTTTCCCTTATTGCAGAGCTCTAAGGTGTctgggcagagaaggcaatggcaacactctccagttctcttgcctggaaaatcccatggatggaggagcctggtaggctgcagtccatggggtctcgaagagtcggacatgactgagtgacttcactttcacttttcactttcatgcactggagaaggaaatggcaacccactccagtgttcctgcctggagaatcccagggacagcggagcctggtgggctgccgtctatggggtcgcacagagtcggacacgactgaagcgacttagcagcagcagcagcagcaaggtgtctgggctcagtagttaaagttcacaggcttagttgcctggtggcatgtgaaatcttcccagatcagggatagaatccatatttcctgcattggcaggcagattcttaaccactggactacaagggaagtcctgttgtcatttttgtttgtgtgttttgttttgtttgccacatggcttgtggaacCTTACCTAGCTCCTTGACTACAGATTGAAAGCGGGCCCTCaacagtgaaagagcagagtcctTAACTGGACCGCCCTGAGTCTTAATCTGGcctcattttaaattataatttaacatACCTTCTTCACTAAAACctttaaaaagcaatgaaaatattctcaatGAGAATATATTTATGATAGACTTCAGAATTATTATGTgtccagaaaaattaatgaggTGGAATAACCAACAAACATTGAACAAAAAAAGTGTCAGGTATTAAAACACTAACTTAAGAACAAACAAATAGAACAGTGGAATTGGATAGTCTAGAAAAATGATGCAGATTAGACATAAAGATCTAATAGATGATTAGGGTAGACTTtctaggaaattccctggtggtccactggttaggactccacgcttccattgcagaaggcatggatttgatccctgggtaggaaagaaaactaaaatccagCAAGCCACATGgtgaggccaagaaaataataacaataaaacaaagtAGACTTTCTAATCTGTAAAGAAGAGACAGTCCAGTGGATAAATAATGCCAAGACTATTGGCTAACCACAATAGAAGACtgctgtctttaaaaaaagattgggGTCTAGTACATTATTGGGAAAAGGTTAGAGCAGATCAATTTAAAAGTGATACatggtttaaatatttatttgaaattaaaagctaGAAATATGTATTCACTAAcctataaatattcttttctttgagTATTAATATGGTGATTGTTGTAGTCTTTCTTGCTTAAATCACATTTGCAATATGAAATTTCAGGATTTGCTTCAGTGGTACAAAAATTGTAAAGATGCCAGAGAAACCATCTATGAACAGAATTCTAGAATTTTCGCATTTTGTCTGTTGCCAGTCTTCACAGTCCTTGCCCACACCTCAAtcaatgattttttcttttttttttaatttatttttccccctgaatttattttattatttttcccaattatttttattagttggaggctaattactttataatattgtaatggtttttgccatacattgccatgaaccagccatggacttacatgtgttccccattctgaacccccctcccacctccctccccatcccatccctctgggtcatcccaatgcaccagccccaagcacttgtctcatgcatccaacctggactggtgatctgtttcacacttgataatatacatgtttcaatgctgttctctcagatcatgccaccctcgccttctcccatagagtccaaaagtctggactatatatctgtgtctctttttctgtcttgcatatagggttatcgttaccatctttctatggAATCTATTGCAAGGACTCAATTTTGTTTTCGCAGTAACAGCTTTATTTTTATACTCATATTTCTTTGGTTTATCTTTATTTAGTTAAAAATGTCACTATAGTAACAAGTCCAATTATCAAATCAAGGTTTGGAAACAACTGATACTTGGTACAAGCTAACTGCTGGGAACAAAAATATGCATGCGTACAGCAGACACGTTCTAGCTGCAAAGGCATGCTGTGAACATCAATAACTTGGGGAGGTAATATAGCACAGAGGCTGAGAACAGCTACTAGAAGTCTACCACCTAGGTTTAGATTCCCAGCTATTAGCCATTTGAGCTTAAATAAGCAAGACTTCTTGCATCATAtatattgaaggcagaaggagaagagggcaacagaggatgagatggttgaatgccaTCAcgagttcaatggacatgaacttgggcaagctctgggagatggtgggggatAGGGAGgactggcaagctgcagtccatggggtcatgaagagtcagacacaatttggcaactgaacaacaatatatatatatggagataaTAATATATCTACCTCACAGAATccttataaatattattaatatatgtcaGAATGTTTAGCTCAGGGCCTGATAAAGTTAAGTGCTATGTTAAGTGTTGGGTACTCTATTTTACTGAAGGAATAAGCTGTATAAATGAAGATAAATGAAGAGATTACCTAGAACCTTGGAGAAAAAGTTGTTAGATTCTCATCTCATATCTTAAACTGAAATAAATTCAGGATAATTAAGTAAATAGATAtaaaccacaaaaaagaaaatttggataAAAATTATCTCATTAAAGATacataggggacttccctggtgggccagtggttaagatacTGTCTGcccgaatggataaggaagctgtgatacatatacacaatggaatattactcagccattaaaaagaattcatttgaatcagttctaatgagatggatgaaactggagcccattatacagagtgaagtaagccagaaagataaagaacattacagcatactaacacatatatatggaatttagaaagatggtaatgataaccctatatgcaaaacagaaaaagagacacagatgtacagaacagacttttggactccatgggagaaggcgagggtgggatgttttgagagaacagcatgtatattatctatagtgaaacagatcaccagcccaggttggatgcatgagagaagtgctcggggctggtgcactgggaagacccagaggaatcgggtggagagggaggtgggaggggggatcgggatggggaatacatgtaaatccatggctgattcatgtcaatgtatgacaaaacccactgcaatattgtgaagtaattagcctccaactaataaaaataaatgaaaaaaaataaaaataaaaaaagatactgtctgccaatgcagggaacatgggtttgatccgtggccTGGTAAGATGTCACATGCCATAAGGCAACTAGaccctgcacaccacaactactgagcccaagtggcctacagcctgtgcttagcaataagagaagacaccacaatgagaagcctgggcacagcaacaaagagagtagcctctgctcacctaaaccagagaaagcctgcacacagcaacaaagacccagcacagccaaaaattttaaaaaagagagggccaaaaaataaataaataaataaaaataaaaataaaaataaaaaaagagagggcataccgcaactaaagatcctgcaagttgcAATGAAGATGAAAGATCCcgagtgccacagctaagatccagcatgccaaataaatacatatattaaaaaaaaaaaaaaagatgtgtaggGAGTTTTTTCAATATAACTATAAATTTATAAACTTGGCTATATAAATTTTTAGACTTCTTCatgttagagaaaaaaaaaacagtagtcatgcatggatgtgacagttggaccataaagaaagctgagcacagaagaattgatgcttttgaactgtggtgttggagaagactcttgagatatcccttggacagcaaggagatccaaccagtccatcctaaaggaaatcagtcctgaatgttcattggaaggactgaagttgaagctgaaactccaatactttggccacctgatgcgaagaactgactcattggaaaagaccctaatgctgggaagattgaaggcaggaagagaaggggctgacagaggatgagatggttggatggcatcaccgactcaatggacatgtgtttgagtaggctccaggtgttggtgatggacagggaggcctggtgtgctgcggttcatggggttgcaaagagttggacattactgagcaactgaactgaactagactgAACTATCTGCCTGAAATCCATTTCCCATTCTTAAAGTAGCAGGTCCCTGATCTTAATaaagcccctctcccctctcagtTCATGTAACTGACATGGCATGACATCATCCCCAATCAGTTAAAGCATGACCATGGCTATTGGCTCAGGAATGGCCATATCACTAAAATCAGACCAGTGACGTCAAGCAAATCTCAATTCTGAGATACGGGACCTTGTGGAAGAAGAGTCGCTCATCTGGACTTGAGGTTGAGAGGATGTTGGGGGAAAGGACATaagacacaaattaccaataAGGGGAACAAGTAAGTAGACACTACTATGGATTCCTTAGgcattaaaaagtaataatggAACATGAACAACTTATGGTAATGTTTTTGACAACTTAGATCAAATTGATAAATTTCTCGAAAGACAAACTACCAAAacttgggagcttccctggtggtccaggggcaaAAACTTGATTCCAGTagaggggacccaggttcaatccctggttcacatgccacaactaaagattccacatgcctgataaggggttaatattcaaaatatacaaagaactcataaatcaatagcaaaaaagataaacaatccagtttaaatgggcaaagggcctgaatagacatttttccaaagaagacacacaaatggccaacaggcacatgaaaaggtgatTCACATTATTAattatcaaggaaatgcaaatcaaaaccacaatgaggtatcacttcacattaGAATGCCTCTCACTATAAACAAAAGCGATAACAAATGCTCTCAAAGATGTGAAGAAGAGAGAACTCTCgtgtactgttggtggaaatgtaaactggtactaTCACACAGAAAACAGTACAGTGATTCCTCAAGAAATAGAACTAGTATATGATTCTGCAATCCCACTTCCAGATACacaccaaaggaaacaaaagtcatTGTTTCAAAAAGGTATCTGTACTCCCATGCTCACTGCAGcatactcacaatagccaaggtatggaaacgACCTAAGTGTCTactaacagatgaatgaataaagaaaatgtggtatatataaacaATAGGCTATTATTTAGCCTTTATCCTGACAtttttgacaacatggatgaacctggaggccATTATGTCaagtaaaataaaccagaaaaagacaaacattacattgtatcacttatatgtggaatctttaaaaaaaaaaaaaaggttgaactAGTAGATagtagaaaagtggttgccaagggctgaggTGGAGAAAATAGGGAGAGGTTGCTAAAAGGCTATGAACTTtcaattataagatgaataaagtaTATATCTAATATAACGGGGTGAATATAATTGATAACACTGTATTGTGtaattgaaagttgctaagagtgtAGAACTTGTATGTTTTCAtcaaataaaaaggtaaatatttaAGGTGATGAATATGTTAATTAACTCGGGGGGGGGAATCCTTTAACAGTATATACATCTATCAAATCATCACCTCTGAACACTTTAAATACCTTgcaattttgtcaattatatctcaataaaaagggaaaaaactacACGAGGGAGGGAGAGTTGAGAGAAAGTTAAATGGtctctgtttgcaaatgacataatCATCTAcgtagaaaatcctaaggaatctacCCAAAAATGTTCCTAGAATTAATGAATCAGTGTGGTAAGGTTGTAGAATACCAGATTCTTGTGGAGAAACATGTGgtcgtggtggtttagtcactgagtcccATCTGACTCTCAGGACCTCACTGAATCTTCCCCAGTCAGGaatctaacccacgtctcctgcattgcaggcagattctttaccactgagccacctgggaagcccttatagagAAGCCTATGATACTACCTTATATGCTAGCAATAAACAATtagaaattgaattaaaaaaaaaacaagccattTACGACAATACCAAAACATATGAAATGCTTTAAGGggtaaatttaataaaagatttttaagacTTGAATATACAAGTCTGAAAATGATAAAACTACTGAGAAAAAATTAAAggttttaataataaaaggagaaatacaCTCATGAATTGCaaaacatattattattattaagatgTCACCTCTCATAAATTGCCGATGAGGTTATAAACTGGTACAATTTCAGCCTTGTTGAAGCCAAGACAACAACATGGATCACCAGCACCTCTACTGGAACCATCTGAGAAAATTTGGCCAGGGGTCTCGCTCTTGCCAGGTCTGCTAAAACTGGCACGGTCTGATCCAGAAACAGGCCTCAATATGTGTCCCTAGAGTTTCCGCCAGTAAGCTAAAGACACCAGCTTCATTAAGTTGGACTAACTGAACTTTAAATGGATCATCCAGCACAGCTACCTTATGCAGAAACAATACCAGCgctttgtatataaaataaaagtttcaaaaacttcaaaaataaataaattgatacaATTTCATATTAGCTAATGAAGTTGAAGATCTGCATAACCCACAACCTACTAAAACCACCAAATCCAGCAGGTACCCTGGAGAAATTCTTACATGTGTGTCCAAGAGACTTGTCCAAAAACACTCACAACCACACTTCTAGAAATTGGGGGGAAGAAACTGAAAACAGTCCAAATGTCTCTCCACAAAGTAAACAATAAAGCAATGTTACATAATAGAACAGTATAcagccatgaaaatgaatgaatgatagtcACACGTTTTAACATGGATGACTGTCAGGAATGTAATATTGCAGtcagaaaagaatatacacaatttgatgccatttatataaagttcaaaaatgtacaaagataaaaatatactCTTTAGGATCAATACTTCCCACCCCTCTGCCCACTTGGTTCCAGCATTCTCAGCCTCTGGGTTCCTCCCTACCTGTCCCTTTATGATGCCACCACCATCTTTCTTAAAAAGGGAATTTAGTTCTTTTCCAGCTTCTCCAGGCTTTAATTCCCACATGCTGCTCAACAAACATTCTTAGGCTATTCCCTTTTTATAGAGCAATAGGGATTATAAATGGTAAATTAACGTTCCTTCCCACTTTATTATTACACCACACTGCAGACTTCTATCTCAATGCCCAACTCACTTCCTGAAGTGTGTATCCTTTAGCTTTCTCTAACATTCCATTAGGTACTTGTAAGTCACACTATTTTAGAAATCTCAGAAACTTCACATTGCTCATGTAAAGGGTTTAAGGCCTTCAGTACTAGAAAGTTAATTACAGACATAAGGTGTATATAGTATCTAGCTTTGGTCACACCACAAATCAACTAACCCAAATTCCCTTGGTATGacataaattcattcattcattcagccagtcaATCAGCCATCTATGTATTTGTAACCGATATCAACTGCTCCACCAACCCATGGAGATATGTGGCTACATGTgctcatattttttttattttttcagttaattaTGTAAGTGTCCATTTTCTGTAT harbors:
- the LOC122705848 gene encoding olfactory receptor 49-like, coding for MELRSQCPQIPRTSRLLKPHTSEWSFPAEARGATGNHTAVTEFILLGLSDACELQMLLFLGLLLTYLLTLLGNLLIVVLTLTDRRLHTPMYYFLRSFAVLEIWFTSVIFPKTLTNILTGNRTISLAGCFLQSFLYFFLGTTEFFLLAVMSFDRYVAICNPLHYVTIMSKRVCVQLVLSSWVTGFFIIIVPTFFTIQQPFCGPNIIDHFFCDSFPLLELVCADTSLIELLGFILANISLLGTLSVTATCYGHILHTILHLPSAKERRKAFSTCSSHIIVVSLFYGSCIFMYVRSGKGGQGEDRNKVVALLNTVVTPVLNPFIYTLRNKQVKQVFNKQISKLLS